The Pan paniscus chromosome 15, NHGRI_mPanPan1-v2.0_pri, whole genome shotgun sequence genome includes a window with the following:
- the LOC117981601 gene encoding CMT1A duplicated region transcript 15 protein-like protein has product MLKRARCSCAASPHLKAPASGMAGVTAFLFQRCPCRLIAHPRCLWPFDRRPPQVPQDRSHQVDIRPQMELPGQASPVIPPGPHLHIVLVQLEPLELIETQAHAPASGAETQLFPVPAVEPVPAPGAEPLPGTALELEEAPEPSCRCPGTAQDQPSEKLPDFMAPPVEPPASALELKVWLELEVAERG; this is encoded by the exons ATGCTCAAGAGAGCAAGATGTTCTTGTGCTGCATCCCCACATCTCAAGGCTCCTGCTTCAGGAATGGCAGGAGTGACAGCCTTTCTTTTCCAACGATGCCCTTGTAGGCTCATCGCTCACCCCAGATGCCTCTGGCCATTTGACAGAAGGCCCCCCCAGGTACCACAGGACAGGAGTCACCAGGTAGACATCAGGCCCCAGATGGAGCTACCAGGCCAGGCCTCACCAGTGATCCCACCAGGGCCACATCTGCACATTGTCCTTGTCCAGCTGGAGCCTCTGGAGCTCATTGAGACACAGGCACATG ctcctgCTTCAGGTGCAGAAACACAGCTATTTCCAGTGCCAGCTGTTGAGCCAGTGCCAGCACCAGGGGCAGAGCCCCTTCCAGGGACAGCGCTGGAGCTAGAGGAAGCTCCAGAGCCCTCCTGCCGCTGCCCTGGGACTGCACAGGACCAGCCCAGTGAGAAGCTGCCTGACTTCATGGCACCTCCTGTAGAGCCACCGGCCTCAGCCCTGGAGCTGAAAGTGTGGCTGGAGCTAGAGGTGGCAGAGAGGGGGTGA